In one Solanum lycopersicum chromosome 11, SLM_r2.1 genomic region, the following are encoded:
- the LOC101252050 gene encoding uncharacterized protein isoform X2, with protein MVRAYSQEHIYRHPWERVTSASWRKFADPVNKRVLSHILEVDTLDHKLDANLGKLYTTRAITIHAPGPWFVRKIIGQDICHCIESTVVDAQSRSMQLSTRNISLQNFIEVEEKIRYDPHPDNPNSWTVCKQETSIKIKPLSALASMAEKIEQKCVEKFQSNSAKGREVMERMCKYLEAEARGTTKF; from the coding sequence ATGGTCAGAGCATATTCACAAGAGCATATTTACAGGCACCCATGGGAACGAGTTACTTCTGCATCCTGGCGCAAGTTCGCTGATCCTGTGAACAAACGCGTCCTATCTCACATCCTTGAGGTTGATACATTAGAtcacaagcttgatgccaactTAGGCAAGCTTTACACAACTCGTGCCATCACTATACATGCACCTGGGCCATGGTTTGTTCGCAAAATCATTGGTCAAGATATATGCCACTGTATTGAATCAACAGTTGTTGATGCACAGAGTCGATCGATGCAACTTTCTACTCGTAACATCAGTCTCCAAAATTTTATTGAGGTAGAGGAGAAAATTAGATATGATCCACATCCTGATAATCCAAATTCATGGACAGTCTGCAAGCAGGAAACTAGTATTAAGATTAAGCCTTTGTCTGCACTGGCTTCTATGGCAGAGAAAATAGAGCAGAAATGTGTAGAGAAGTTCCAGTCGAACAGCGCAAAGGGTAGAGAGGTTATGGAGCGGATGTGTAAGTACCTTGAAGCTGAAGCCCGTGGCACGACTAAGTTCTGA
- the SAP2 gene encoding A20/AN1 zinc finger protein (The RefSeq protein has 1 substitution compared to this genomic sequence) — translation MEHDETGCQPHPEGPILCINNCGFFGSAANMNMCSKCYKDVILKQEQEKLAASSIENFVNGSTSQKGPVIVGSVDVQPALLESKSVVLSSPPSSSSGEAAELMAKEGPSRCSTCKKKVGLTGFKCRCGNFYCGSHRYSDKHDCQFDYRSAARNAIAKANPVVKAEKLDKI, via the coding sequence ATGGAGCATGATGAGACAGGATGTCAACCCCATCCAGAAGGCCCTATTTTGTGCATTAACAATTGTGGGTTTTTTGGAAGTGCTGCAAATATGAATATGTGCTCCAAGTGTTATAAGGACGTGATTCTGaaacaagaacaagaaaagcttGCAGCATCGTCAATTGAAAACTTTGTGAATGGGTCAACAAGTCAGAAGGGGCCTGTCTTTGTTGGCTCTGTGGATGTGCAACCTGCCCTGCTAGAATCAAAATCTGTGGTTTTGTCATCACCTCCATCTTCAAGTTCTGGTGAGGCTGCTGAATTGATGGCCAAGGAGGGTCCTAGCCGATGCAGCACTTGCAAGAAAAAGGTTGGTTTGACTGGATTCAAATGCCGCTGTGGTAACTTTTACTGTGGATCACACCGCTACTCAGATAAACATGACTGTCAATTTGACTACCGCTCTGCTGCACGCAATGCTATTGCAAAGGCCAATCCTGTTGTGAAGGCAGAAAAACTTGACAAGATCTAA